The following proteins are encoded in a genomic region of Catellatospora sp. TT07R-123:
- a CDS encoding copper resistance CopC/CopD family protein, whose product MTDVKTPRSFVRPVRALLALAAFALMVLLPGSPAYAHAALLRTNPPAGSVVPKAPQEVQLTFSEPVTPVTDKIRIIGPDGERADRGTPTVDGNVLRIGLRDDAPRGTYLVSFRIVSADSHPVPGGFTFSVGAPSATPAAPAEDKVDPTIQTLIAIIKVIGYAGLVLIVGPVLVLALLWPGRLDRRGPRRLMWAGFGLVAFATLAGLYLQAPYTTGTSLFGATAGDLGDVLGSQYGIAALVRLACLAVAAILVRPLLAGRDGPVDRALLLTVAGIGALTWPLSGHPAASPVPPVSVTVDALHLAGAAVWLGGLLMLGAYLLRKADARELGAILPIWSRWASLAVSTVLLAGVVSGLIQVGTPLALVQTTYGRVLLVKVGLVAIALIAAWLARRHVLNGAADAPKPLRRVVLVELSVAAVVLALTGALTQTTPARTAAETAESVAQQQLYSTALSTKLYTLQVEIDPGNKVGDNLVHLYAYTPTGDPLPVLEWKATAALPSAGIEPITFTVLKLTDNHASGQVTLPTPGQWQLKFTLRTSEIDQASVTATVPIS is encoded by the coding sequence GTGACCGATGTGAAGACCCCTCGATCTTTCGTGCGCCCGGTGCGCGCGCTGCTGGCGCTGGCGGCGTTCGCGCTGATGGTGCTGCTGCCCGGCAGCCCCGCGTACGCCCACGCCGCGCTGCTGCGCACCAACCCCCCGGCCGGGTCGGTCGTGCCGAAGGCCCCGCAGGAGGTGCAGCTCACCTTCAGCGAGCCGGTGACCCCGGTCACCGACAAGATCCGCATCATCGGCCCGGACGGCGAGCGGGCCGACCGGGGCACCCCCACCGTCGACGGCAACGTGCTGCGCATCGGGCTGCGCGACGACGCCCCGCGCGGGACATACCTGGTCAGCTTCCGGATCGTCTCCGCCGACAGCCACCCGGTGCCCGGCGGCTTCACCTTCTCCGTCGGCGCCCCCTCGGCCACCCCGGCCGCCCCCGCCGAGGACAAGGTCGACCCGACCATCCAGACGCTGATCGCCATCATCAAGGTCATCGGGTACGCCGGACTCGTGCTCATCGTCGGCCCGGTGCTGGTGCTGGCCCTGCTCTGGCCCGGCCGCCTGGACCGCCGCGGCCCGCGCAGGCTGATGTGGGCCGGCTTCGGCCTGGTCGCCTTCGCCACCCTGGCCGGGCTGTACCTGCAAGCCCCGTACACCACCGGCACCTCCCTGTTCGGGGCGACCGCGGGCGACCTGGGTGACGTGCTGGGCAGCCAGTACGGCATCGCCGCCCTGGTCCGGCTGGCCTGCCTGGCCGTCGCCGCGATCCTGGTCCGGCCGCTGCTGGCCGGGCGCGACGGCCCGGTCGACCGGGCGCTGCTGCTGACCGTGGCCGGGATCGGCGCGCTGACGTGGCCGCTGTCCGGGCACCCGGCCGCCTCGCCGGTGCCGCCCGTCTCGGTCACCGTCGACGCGCTGCACCTGGCCGGGGCCGCCGTGTGGCTCGGCGGCCTGCTCATGCTCGGGGCATACCTGCTGCGCAAGGCCGACGCCCGCGAGCTGGGCGCGATCCTGCCGATCTGGTCCCGCTGGGCGTCGCTGGCCGTGTCGACGGTGCTGCTCGCGGGCGTGGTGTCCGGGCTGATCCAGGTCGGCACCCCGCTGGCGCTGGTGCAGACGACGTACGGCCGGGTGCTGCTGGTCAAGGTCGGCCTGGTCGCGATCGCACTGATCGCGGCCTGGCTCGCCCGCCGCCACGTGCTGAACGGGGCCGCCGACGCGCCGAAGCCGCTGCGCCGGGTGGTCCTGGTCGAACTGTCGGTCGCGGCGGTCGTGCTGGCGCTGACCGGCGCGCTGACCCAGACCACCCCGGCCCGCACCGCGGCCGAGACCGCCGAGAGCGTGGCGCAGCAGCAGCTGTACTCGACGGCGCTGAGCACCAAGCTCTACACGCTCCAGGTCGAGATCGACCCGGGCAACAAGGTCGGCGACAACCTGGTCCACCTGTACGCCTACACCCCGACCGGCGATCCGCTGCCGGTGCTGGAGTGGAAGGCGACCGCGGCGCTGCCCTCGGCGGGCATCGAGCCGATCACGTTCACCGTGCTGAAGCTGACCGACAACCACGCCAGCGGGCAGGTCACCCTGCCCACGCCGGGCCAGTGGCAGCTGAAGTTCACGCTCCGCACCTCTGAAATCGATCAAGCGTCGGTCACCGCCACGGTGCCGATCTCTTAG
- a CDS encoding YcnI family protein has product MKTMRRLGVVAAAVFGLVAVAVPASAHVTVNPSSAVQGGYARLAFRVPNESDTDSTTRLEVHLPEDAPVASVMTSPVPGWTATVTKRKLDKPIEVHGSPVSEVVSVVTWVATADAAIKPGQFQEFPISLGPLPTVDQMVFKALQTYSDGTVVRWIDEPAGDGTEAESPAPVLKLTAATTTGAAAQTTAAATVPLAQDGKADGGSGWTGVAGLVAGVLALILAGLALARTRKPTGTA; this is encoded by the coding sequence ATGAAGACGATGCGTCGCCTCGGTGTGGTGGCTGCGGCCGTGTTCGGCCTGGTGGCCGTCGCAGTGCCCGCCTCGGCCCACGTGACCGTCAACCCGAGCAGCGCCGTGCAGGGCGGATACGCCCGGCTGGCGTTCCGGGTGCCGAACGAGTCGGACACCGACAGCACCACCAGGCTGGAGGTGCACCTGCCCGAGGACGCGCCGGTCGCCTCGGTGATGACCTCGCCGGTGCCCGGCTGGACCGCCACGGTCACCAAGCGCAAGCTGGACAAGCCGATCGAGGTGCACGGCAGCCCGGTCAGCGAGGTCGTCTCGGTGGTCACCTGGGTCGCCACCGCCGACGCCGCGATCAAGCCCGGCCAGTTCCAGGAGTTCCCGATCTCGCTGGGTCCGCTGCCGACCGTCGACCAGATGGTCTTCAAGGCACTCCAGACCTACTCCGACGGCACCGTGGTGCGCTGGATCGACGAGCCCGCGGGCGACGGCACCGAGGCCGAGAGCCCGGCGCCGGTGCTGAAGCTGACCGCGGCCACCACCACCGGGGCGGCCGCGCAGACGACCGCCGCGGCGACCGTGCCGCTGGCCCAGGACGGGAAGGCCGACGGCGGCAGCGGCTGGACCGGCGTCGCCGGGCTGGTCGCGGGCGTGCTCGCGCTGATCCTGGCAGGCCTGGCGCTGGCCCGTACCCGCAAGCCGACCGGGACGGCGTAG